The genomic stretch GCAGTTTTTTATATAAACTTAATAAACTTTTCAGAAAATTGGGTCGTGTTTTTAGCGTTTTCTGGCTAAAAATTCTTCCAGATTATCAATCGCAGATAGGGCTTTTTGGCGTCTTTGTTGTTGATATTCAAGATTTTTTTGTAATTGCACTTGCTGTTGTGGGGGGCAGGTTGCAAGTTGATCTTTGATTTTTTCAATCAATGCATTTAATGCATTTAATCCTTCGTAATATTTTTCTAGGCGTTCTCGTGGCGGTAGGGCATTAATTCTTTTTAAAAGTGCTTCACGTTCCGCACTAATTCGTTGTGGAGCTTTTTTGATTGGTGTAGCACGGAATTGACGTTGAGTGGCTTCACGTAAGGCGGCACATTGGTTAATAATTTTTTCACTGATAAAATTGGCTTTTTGAATATCATCCGTACTTACCTTAGCAAGGTAATCGATATTACGCATAATTTCAGCAAAATAATAGCCGAGTGTTTCAAAATTTTGGCTAAATAGCCCAATTTCAAACGGCATATGAATAGTTTGTTCGCATTCATGGCTAAATTGATTTTGCCATTGTTGAATATGTTGACGCAGAATTTGAATTTGGTTTTGTGTTGACATAATTGGATTGCAAGCGGATAGCTGATATTATGGTTAATTCTATAAAATTTTACTTAAAACGCCTATGGCATTGTGGTATAAAGGCGTCTTATTTTTATCATCATAAAGTAATAAAGGATCTTTATGCAATCATTTAATGATGAACTTGTTGCACAGATTTATGCAGATCATGTGGCTCAAGATTTACATACTATTCAAGATTTTTTGCGTTGGGGCTATACCGTCTTCAACCAATCCGATATTTATTTTGGGC from Actinobacillus delphinicola encodes the following:
- the priC gene encoding primosomal replication protein PriC gives rise to the protein MSTQNQIQILRQHIQQWQNQFSHECEQTIHMPFEIGLFSQNFETLGYYFAEIMRNIDYLAKVSTDDIQKANFISEKIINQCAALREATQRQFRATPIKKAPQRISAEREALLKRINALPPRERLEKYYEGLNALNALIEKIKDQLATCPPQQQVQLQKNLEYQQQRRQKALSAIDNLEEFLARKR